The genomic segment TACTCCTCGCTCTTCAGCGCCGCAGCACCGACACACCCTAAGTGGCCTGCCGCTGTGCGATTGCATAGCTCCACACGCCGGTGGGCGCGGAAAAGGCCCAGTTTTTCCCCTGTGCTGGGGGATACATCCTGCACCGACCCCGCTGCCCTCTCTAGCCTTGTGTGCAATGCACCACATAGAGCTAGGAGGCTCGATATGAGCAGGACTGATCCCACATCCCTGAGCGGGGATCCGCAGGCGGATCCTTCCACCCCCGGCGCGACCGCCCCGGGGCAGGACCGCAACCACACCACTGTGCAGGTAGATCCCCGCGAGGTGGGTAAGATCGCCCGCGCCGCGTTCGTGGGTACCGTGCTGGAGTGGTACGACTTCTTCCTTTTCGGCACCGCCTCGGCGCTGCTCTTTCATTATCTGTTCTTCTCCGGCACAGACGACGCCACCGCCACGCTGGCGGTGTTCGCCACCTTTGGTGTGGGCTTTTTCGCCCGCCCCTTCGGCGCGGTGATCTTCGGCCGGATTGGCGACAAGCTGGGCCGACGTCCAGCCCTGATCCTGTCGATCGTGGTGATCGGCGTGGCCACGGGCCTGATCGGTCTGCTGCCCACCTATAGCTCCATCGGTATCTGGGCGCCGATCCTGCTGACTGTGATGCGGCTAGGCCAGGGTGTAGCCGTGGGTGGCGAGTGGGGCGGCGCCACCACGATGGCCATCGAGCACGCCCCGCCGGAGAAACGCGGCCGCTATGCTGCGTTGATCCAAATCGGCTCCCCGGTGGGCACGCTGCTGTCCTCGGGGGTATTCGCCCTCGTGTTGCTGCTGCCAGAGGAGACCGTGGACTCGTGGGCGTGGCGCATTCCCTTCCTCCTCGCCTTCCCCTTCCTTGGCATTGCGCTGTGGATTCGCCTGAAGGTGGAGGAGTCGCCGGTATTTCGCGCCCTCGAGGAGGAGGCCGCGAACTCTCAACAGGAGCAGGGCTCTCTCAAGGAGCTTTTCGGTTCCTACCATCGTCAGCTGCTGCTCGCGATCTCTGCGGCGTTGCTGGGCATTGGTGGTTTCTTCGTCATGACCACCTATGTGATGAACTACGCCACCGCGACCCTCGGGATGGAGCGCCAGGACGTGGTCAACGCCACTCTGCTGGCGGCGGTCTGCCAGATCTTCATCAACCTCATCTTCGGCCGCATCGGCGAACGCGTAGGCCCTGGGCGCATCATCGGCTGGGGTGGTGTGGCCACGGCGGCGCTGTCCTATCCGGTGTGGATGATGATCGACAGCGGCACCGTGGTGCTGCTGACCCTCGCGGTGTGTATCGGGTTGAGCGTAGTCACGATCACCTATTCGGTATCGGGTTTGCTGCTCTCCGAGCTGTTTCCCGCGCAGCTGCGCTACACCGGTATAGCGATCGGCTCCAATGTGGCGGGGGCAATTTCCGGCATGCTGCCCTTTGTGGCCACATGGCTTAACACCTCAGGCGATCAGCCTTCCGCCTGGCCGGGCATGCTGATTCTCGCTGTGGTTGCGCTCATCACCGCGGCGGGTGGCTTCCTCGGCGAGCGCCACCGCGTGCAGGACGATCTGGTGCTGCAGGAAGAAGATTAATGTAACCTAGGGCACACTTATTCTCGAGGAAAGGACACCCATCGTGCTCGCCCCGGGCGATAGCCATCTAAAGCACTACACGCTCGAATCGGGCCACACTGTGCCCGACATTCTGCCGGAGGCCCCCGAGTTTCAGGCCCTGCCCCCGGTGCTGACCACTGGGGCGCTGCTGGCGCTCATGGAGTGGGCGTGCATCGAGCACATCACCCCCGAGCTGGCGGACGGCCAGATCACCCTCGGGGTGGGCATGAATCTCACCCACGATGCGCCGTGCACCACCGGCGCTGAGCTCCGCATCAGCTGCGAGGTGCAAAACTCCACGGAGCGGAAACTCACCTGGCAGGTCGAGGTACGCGCGGCCGACGACACCCTCCTCGGCACCGGGGTGCACACCCGGGCAGTAGTGGCCCGCTCCTCCTTTGTTCAGGCTGTGAATAGCCAAGTGGACAGAATCGGCGGGGATACCATCAGCGGCTAGGGGTTCTCCGGCTGTTCGGGGGAGTCGTCGAGGTGGCGTCGATAAGCATGCTCCGATAGCTGGGATTTGAGGGTGGAGGTTTCCTCCCGCAGCTCCTGCACCTGCTGGTTCAGCTCCTGCACGGCGGCGAGCAGCTCGTTGTGCCGGGCAGAATCCATGTACTCCTCAGTCTCCGAGGAGGTGGTCTGCACCTGCTCCACCAGCCACGAGGACAGCATGGCGGTCACCACACCGGCGATCGCAATACCCGTGAGCATCAACACCGAGGCCACCAGCCGGCCCTGGGTGCTCACTGGGGCAATATCGCCGTATCCCACCGTGGTCACCGTCACCAGCGCCCACCACACGGCATCGCCGAAGTCAACGATCTGGCTGCCATCCTGCGGCGACTCCGCCTCGTACAGGGTGATCGCAGCGACAATGATGACCAGCACCGCGGTCACCGAGGTGTACCACGCCACATTCACCCGGGCATTCGCCGCCGAGAAGCGCTGCAAAATCACCAAGGTGGGCAAAATACGCAGAATACGCAGCGGGCGAAACATTGGCAGCACAATCAGCGCCAACTCCCATAGGTGGTGCACAAACCAGCGCCACGAGTTCTCCGCCAACACCAGTCGCACCACGTAGTCCACCAAAAAGCACAGCCACACGCCCCACATGCCCACATTGGCGATCTTCGTCAGCAGCGCATCATTCGCCCCCAGCGCCGTCCACGCGTACAACACCAAAAACAGTAGTGACGCCACCAGCATCGGCCCCTCGGAGTGGCGCTCCCACTTCTCCCGGGCGCTCACATGCTGCGGCACATGCGGCGCGAAAATTTCCCGCACCACCACCGAGGTCTTCCGCCGCAGCGGCATATTCGAAAGATCAATGGGCCCCGTATCATCATCGGCCCAGCTGTCAGGGTTTTTATCAGTCGAAGCAGCCACGGCCACTACTGTGCCACAAGCTCTGGCTCCTCGGGCTTATCGACGCCACCCTCCAGCTCATCCACCTCATCGTCTTCGCTGCGACGCACCAACCACAGCCCGCCGGCGGCAAGCAGCGCCAGCACCACAGCCGAGCCGCCCACCATCGCTGCAGGCGCGCTATTGCCCACGGCACTAACCCCGGCGGTGGCGTAGTGCAGCGGCATCAGCCCCGCACCAATCCGCGCCCCCAGCCCCACGGTGGTTGTGGTGGCCTGATCCCACACCACGCCCACCACGCCAAGCTGGACCAGGAAG from the Corynebacterium ciconiae DSM 44920 genome contains:
- a CDS encoding potassium channel family protein, which codes for MAASTDKNPDSWADDDTGPIDLSNMPLRRKTSVVVREIFAPHVPQHVSAREKWERHSEGPMLVASLLFLVLYAWTALGANDALLTKIANVGMWGVWLCFLVDYVVRLVLAENSWRWFVHHLWELALIVLPMFRPLRILRILPTLVILQRFSAANARVNVAWYTSVTAVLVIIVAAITLYEAESPQDGSQIVDFGDAVWWALVTVTTVGYGDIAPVSTQGRLVASVLMLTGIAIAGVVTAMLSSWLVEQVQTTSSETEEYMDSARHNELLAAVQELNQQVQELREETSTLKSQLSEHAYRRHLDDSPEQPENP
- a CDS encoding thioesterase family protein, which gives rise to MLAPGDSHLKHYTLESGHTVPDILPEAPEFQALPPVLTTGALLALMEWACIEHITPELADGQITLGVGMNLTHDAPCTTGAELRISCEVQNSTERKLTWQVEVRAADDTLLGTGVHTRAVVARSSFVQAVNSQVDRIGGDTISG
- a CDS encoding MFS transporter, giving the protein MSRTDPTSLSGDPQADPSTPGATAPGQDRNHTTVQVDPREVGKIARAAFVGTVLEWYDFFLFGTASALLFHYLFFSGTDDATATLAVFATFGVGFFARPFGAVIFGRIGDKLGRRPALILSIVVIGVATGLIGLLPTYSSIGIWAPILLTVMRLGQGVAVGGEWGGATTMAIEHAPPEKRGRYAALIQIGSPVGTLLSSGVFALVLLLPEETVDSWAWRIPFLLAFPFLGIALWIRLKVEESPVFRALEEEAANSQQEQGSLKELFGSYHRQLLLAISAALLGIGGFFVMTTYVMNYATATLGMERQDVVNATLLAAVCQIFINLIFGRIGERVGPGRIIGWGGVATAALSYPVWMMIDSGTVVLLTLAVCIGLSVVTITYSVSGLLLSELFPAQLRYTGIAIGSNVAGAISGMLPFVATWLNTSGDQPSAWPGMLILAVVALITAAGGFLGERHRVQDDLVLQEED